In Apostichopus japonicus isolate 1M-3 chromosome 5, ASM3797524v1, whole genome shotgun sequence, a single window of DNA contains:
- the LOC139967353 gene encoding uncharacterized protein isoform X1, whose protein sequence is MALEYIIMSKVTYLGVLLILTTTGRIGDCRAERTPSKNEDFEIIKSEGPIMSANFPLQYRNNDKIKYRVLAPSNEVIQLRFTHLDVESNDMTKECHDKLEISEVASFNKTTLLRTLCGCLLPSPILSTVNKMDILFTTDHTTTRTGFYAIVSFIDPNDYSDSPRTESSSKISTCSLIVTLIVATLSFLIGFRFHKRLMELEENVSGIHLINPGLDIVPSINEYQEANESDNTHNKSANKLEDSENVGGYIRMRPSKKHVKPKPKPLEEKVYAVPDAVCDQDKSPEPSADYAQSIPNPSEYQHISDDVVYDQYTPAQYEQPGNITDSAPTKPEADSTAPNTYYSPEAYAAIIDSSTSSPTDAKELADDAIDILTN, encoded by the exons ATGGCTTTAGAATATATAATAATGAGTAAGGTAACTTACCTTGGAGTACTGTTAATCCTTACAACCACTGGCAGAATCGGCGACTGTAGGGCTGAGCGTACACCAAGCAAGAACGAAG attttgaaattattaaatCAGAAGGACCCATTATGTCAGCAAACTTTCCTCTTCAATACAGAAATAACGATAAAATTAAGTACCGTGTGCTAGCACCATCCAACGAGGTTATCCAATTGCGTTTCACACATTTGGATGTAGAAAGCAATGATATGACTAAAGAATGCCACGACAAGTTAGAG ATTTCTGAAGTTGCGTCGTTTAACAAGACAACACTTTTGCGCACGCTCTGTGGATGTCTTTTACCGTCACCGATACTCAGTACGGTAAATAAAATGGATATCCTGTTCACTACCGATCACACTACGACTCGAACTGGATTTTACGCAATTGTTTCGTTCATTGACCCAAATGATT ATTCAGATTCTCCCAGAACAGAAAGTTCGTCAAAGATATCCACATGCAGCCTGATCGTGACTCTAATCGTGGCCACTCTGTCATTTCTTATCGGTTTTCGATTCCACAAGCGACTAATGGAATTGGAAGAGAACGTTAGCGGAATTCATCTCATTAATCCAGGGTTAGATATCGTGCCTAGCATTAATGAATACCAAGAAGCTAATGAAAGTGACAACACACATAACAAGTCCGCAAATAAACTCGAAGATAGTGAAAACGTTGGAG GTTACATTCGCATGAGACCGTCGAAGAAACACGTCAAACCAAAACCTAAACCACTGGAGGAGAAAGTCTACGCTGTCCCCGATGCCGTTTGTGATCAAGACAAGAGCCCTGAGCCCTCAGCTGATTATGCGCAGTCTATTCCAAACCCCTCCGAATATCAACATATAAGTGATGACGTTGTATATGATCAATATACGCCTGCGCAGTACGAACAACCGGGAAACATAACCGATTCGGCTCCAACTAAACCAGAGGCCGATTCTACAGCACCAAACACATATTACTCACCGGAAGCTTATGCTGCAATTATTGATAGCTCGACATCTTCACCAACTGATGCAAAGGAATTAGCTGATGATGCAATCGATATTTTGACGAACTAG
- the LOC139967353 gene encoding uncharacterized protein isoform X2: protein MALEYIIMSKVTYLGVLLILTTTGRIGDCRAERTPSKNEDFEIIKSEGPIMSANFPLQYRNNDKIKYRVLAPSNEVIQLRFTHLDVESNDMTKECHDKLEISEVASFNKTTLLRTLCGCLLPSPILSTVNKMDILFTTDHTTTRTGFYAIVSFIDPNDYSPRTESSSKISTCSLIVTLIVATLSFLIGFRFHKRLMELEENVSGIHLINPGLDIVPSINEYQEANESDNTHNKSANKLEDSENVGGYIRMRPSKKHVKPKPKPLEEKVYAVPDAVCDQDKSPEPSADYAQSIPNPSEYQHISDDVVYDQYTPAQYEQPGNITDSAPTKPEADSTAPNTYYSPEAYAAIIDSSTSSPTDAKELADDAIDILTN from the exons ATGGCTTTAGAATATATAATAATGAGTAAGGTAACTTACCTTGGAGTACTGTTAATCCTTACAACCACTGGCAGAATCGGCGACTGTAGGGCTGAGCGTACACCAAGCAAGAACGAAG attttgaaattattaaatCAGAAGGACCCATTATGTCAGCAAACTTTCCTCTTCAATACAGAAATAACGATAAAATTAAGTACCGTGTGCTAGCACCATCCAACGAGGTTATCCAATTGCGTTTCACACATTTGGATGTAGAAAGCAATGATATGACTAAAGAATGCCACGACAAGTTAGAG ATTTCTGAAGTTGCGTCGTTTAACAAGACAACACTTTTGCGCACGCTCTGTGGATGTCTTTTACCGTCACCGATACTCAGTACGGTAAATAAAATGGATATCCTGTTCACTACCGATCACACTACGACTCGAACTGGATTTTACGCAATTGTTTCGTTCATTGACCCAAATGATT ATTCTCCCAGAACAGAAAGTTCGTCAAAGATATCCACATGCAGCCTGATCGTGACTCTAATCGTGGCCACTCTGTCATTTCTTATCGGTTTTCGATTCCACAAGCGACTAATGGAATTGGAAGAGAACGTTAGCGGAATTCATCTCATTAATCCAGGGTTAGATATCGTGCCTAGCATTAATGAATACCAAGAAGCTAATGAAAGTGACAACACACATAACAAGTCCGCAAATAAACTCGAAGATAGTGAAAACGTTGGAG GTTACATTCGCATGAGACCGTCGAAGAAACACGTCAAACCAAAACCTAAACCACTGGAGGAGAAAGTCTACGCTGTCCCCGATGCCGTTTGTGATCAAGACAAGAGCCCTGAGCCCTCAGCTGATTATGCGCAGTCTATTCCAAACCCCTCCGAATATCAACATATAAGTGATGACGTTGTATATGATCAATATACGCCTGCGCAGTACGAACAACCGGGAAACATAACCGATTCGGCTCCAACTAAACCAGAGGCCGATTCTACAGCACCAAACACATATTACTCACCGGAAGCTTATGCTGCAATTATTGATAGCTCGACATCTTCACCAACTGATGCAAAGGAATTAGCTGATGATGCAATCGATATTTTGACGAACTAG
- the LOC139967354 gene encoding MSL complex subunit 3-like, with product MSGIILTRGVNSAKYEVGERVLCFEPDPTKVKVLYDAKILDVKWTRNEAGKRVPEYLVHFNGWNRSWDRWAPEDFVMKHSAENAELQWRLQMEAEEKALKGKKKKRKPGEGIDTGGKRQFISDSISGDGESEDSSVSEGNPVDELCLDIDDDMEEIPIQIPESLKSRLENDCYNVNCLDQLVRLPCEPTALSILEEYLQYFGLRHPEVDTQPVLGTAIEAVVPPPLPHQNFRVCREFLDGIRVLFDFFIFENLLYEAEKEQYLLHVTNPQNQNLHKPRKAKKEDKPPVLEPEPQVPDNPPDLLKMEPNADEEKQEQRAETPPPRRMTRRLSAINSKAELANTKSDQERQEARRRPAVRHSRRIASLSSLPSTPSCSPPAIAMEAPEFPSSPSILVMEESTKEDSPTRSQPKDIPAPTEEVKDTPSEESEKQLHPLLENLKLLTKDAHYDGRIPPCKVYGGIHLLRLFVKLPEVIGKMNLPPKKQKPLQKHAELFLRFLSQESETYAFFPEGMYVSSKQALKGL from the exons ATGTCGGGAATTATTTTGACACGAGGCGTAAATTCGGCGAAGTATGAAGTCGGCGAGAGGGTTCTTTGCTTTGAGCCGGATCCAACAAAAGTAAAAGTGCTATACGATGCAAAG ATACTTGATGTCAAGTGGACAAGAAATGAAGCAGGAAAAAGAGTACCTGAGTATTTGGTTCACTTCAATGGCTGGAACAGAAG TTGGGATCGTTGGGCTCCCGAGGACTTTGTGATGAAGCACAGTGCAGAAAATGCTGAACTACAATGGAGGCTGCAGATGGAAGCTGAAGAAAAAGC CTTAAAaggcaagaaaaagaagaggaaaCCTGGGGAAGGTATTGATACCGGAGGCAAGAGACAGTTCATTTCCGACTCAATCA GTGGAGATGGAGAATCTGAAGACTCCAGCGTCTCAGAGGGTAATCCAGTTGATGAG CTCTGCTTGGATATTGACGATGACATGGAGGAGATACCTATTCAGATACCGGAGTCTCTCAAAAGCAGATTAGAGAACGATTGTTACAATGTCAACTGTCTCGACCAG CTTGTAAGACTGCCTTGTGAACCTACAGCACTTAGTATTCTAGAAGAATACCTCCAGTATTTTGGATTACGTCATCCAGAGGTAGATACACAGCCTGTTCTGGGAACTGCAATAGAGGCTGTGGTACCCCCACCGTTACCCCACCAAAA TTTCAGAGTCTGCCGAGAGTTTCTAGACGGCATTCGGGTTCTATTTGACTTCttcatttttgaaaacttgCTCTACGAAGCAGAAAAAGAACAGTATCTTCTACATGTGACCAATCCCCAGAATCAGAATCT ACATAAACCACGAAAGGCgaaaaaagaagacaaaccGCCAGTACTGGAACCAGAGCCTCAGGTCCCAGATAACCCCCCTGACCTGCTCAAGATGGAACCCAACGCAGACGAAGAGAAGCAGGAGCAGCGAGCAGAGACTCCTCCTCCCAGGAGAATGACGCGGAGACTGTCAGCCATAAACTCAAAGGCAGAACTCGCCAATACGAAAAGTGACCAGGAAAGACAAGAAGCCAGAAGACGACCTGCCGTGAGACATTCCAGGAGAATTGCATCCCTCTCCTCCTTACCCAGTACGCCCTCGTGCTCCCCTCCGGCGATCGCTATGGAAGCGCCTGAATTTCCATCTTCTCCCTCCATTCTGGTGATGGAAGAATCGACAAAAGAAGACAGTCCCACTAGAAGTCAACCGAAAGATATACCGGCTCCTACAGAGGAAGTGAAGGATACCCCGTCGGAGGAATCTGAGAAACAACTTCATCCActgttggaaaatttgaagctTCTCACCAAGGATGCACATTATGATGGAAGGATACCGCCCTGTAAAGTCTATGGAGGGATTCATCTACTGCGATTGTTTG TTAAACTTCCCGAGGTCATCGGCAAAATGAACCTTCCACCAAAAAAGCAGAAACCATTACAGAAACATGCAGAACTGTTCTTGAG GTTTCTGTCACAGGAAAGTGAAACTTATGCATTCTTTCCTGAGGGAATGTATGTCTCCAGTAAGCAGGCCTTGAAGGGTCTCTAA
- the LOC139967357 gene encoding copper homeostasis protein cutC homolog, with translation MEVCVDSVESAISAEEGGATRLELCSNLFEGGTTPSLGLLQVIKGRCKIPVFVLIRPRGGDFRYSDLEIQVMRQDIQIFKAHKADGFVIGALSSDGHVDSSLCTELLALCKPLPVTFHRAFDMCQDPFIAMETIICLGFERILTSGQESSVLEGAPLIRSLVEKAHNRIIIMPGGGINDRNLERILKETNVEEFHCSARSSKNSEMQYQKSSVYMGGVLRAPEFITKSTDAGMVQRMKEMLDKR, from the exons ATGGAGGTTTGTGTAGACTCAGTGGAGTCCGCCATCTCTGCAGAGGAAGGAG GAGCAACAAGGCTGGAGCtttgttcaaatttatttgAAGGTGGCACAACACCAAGTTTAG GTCTGCTGCAAGTCATAAAGGGCCGTTGTAAGATTCCAGTGTTTGTCTTAATCAGACCACGAGGGGGAGATTTCAGGTATTCTGACTTAGAGATACAGGTCATGAGACAGGACATCCAGATATTCAAGGCTCACAAAGCTGACGGTTTTGTCATAGGAGCCCTGTCAAG tgatgGGCATGTTGATTCATCTCTCTGCACAGAACTTTTAG CATTGTGTAAGCCTCTTCCCGTAACGTTCCACAGAG CTTTTGATATGTGTCAGGATCCTTTTATTGCCATGGAAACGATAATTTGTCTCGGCTTTGAGAGAATTCTAACATCAGGACAAGAATCCTCCGTCTTGGAAGGTGCCCCGCTCATCAGATCTCTGGTTGAGAAAGCTCACAACAGGATAATTATTATGCCAG GAGGCGGAATTAATGACAGAAATCTAGAAAGAATCCTGAAAGAAACCAATGTTGAGGAATTTCACTGTTCAGCGAGAAGTTCCAAGAATTCCGAGATGCAATACCAGAAATCGTCCGTCTACATGGGGGGTGTTCTAAGGGCACCCGAATTCATCACAAAGTCCACGGATGCCGGTATGGTCCAGAGGATGAAAGAGATGTTAgataaaagatga
- the LOC139967355 gene encoding pyridoxal phosphate homeostasis protein-like isoform X3: MSRDLPNLIPRLVAVSKTKPVSMIQEAYQHSQRYFGENYVQELVEKSQNVEIESNCPDIKWHYIGHLQSNKVKKLLETRNLFMVETVDSEKLARELNKNWKEESKKLKVMIQINTSEEDSKSGVTNENCINLVEFVIKQCPKLEFTGLMTIGSFNHDLSQGPNPDFQKLLKCRAEVCNKLSIPIDSVELSMGMSGDFEHAIEVGSTNVRVGSTIFGARTYSNVKSKSDEKSSKDEGVDKKMADMKVSDT; this comes from the exons ATGAGCAGG GACCTACCAAATCTAATCCCAAGGTTGGTTGCTGTCAGCAAGACAAAACCTGTGTCAATGATCCAAGAAGCCTATCAGCATTCCCAAagatattttggtgaaaattat gttCAAGAACTTGTAGAGAAATCTCAAAATGTGGAGATAGAATCGAATTGTCCTGATATAAAATGGCATTACATCGGTCACTTACAGAGCAACAAAGTCAAGAAACTCCTTG AAACTCGGAACCTATTTATGGTAGAAACTGTTGACTCGGAGAAATTAGCCAGAGAACTGAATAAAAACTGGAAGGAGGAAAGCAAAAAGTTGAAGGTCATGATTCAGATTAACACAAGTGAAGAGGACA GTAAATCTGGGGTTACGAACGAGAATTGTATTAATCTGGTGGAGTTTGTTATAAAGCAATGTCCAAAGCTGGAGTTTACAGGACTCATGACGATAGGATCCTTCAATCACGATCTTTCTCAAGGACCTAACCCAGATTTCCAG AAATTACTCAAGTGTCGTGCCGAGGTTTGTAACAAACTCTCTATACCCATCGACTCTGTAGAACTGAGCATGGGAATGTCAGGAGACTTTGAACATGCA ATAGAAGTTGGAAGCACCAACGTAAGAGTAGGCAGTACTATATTTGGAGCAAGGACTTACTCCAACGTCAAATCCAAATCAGATGAAAAGTCATCTAAGGACGAGGGAGTCGACAAGAAGATGGCGGATATGAAAGTATCTGACACATGA
- the LOC139967355 gene encoding pyridoxal phosphate homeostasis protein-like isoform X1, whose protein sequence is MNRIIMATENEVGKALRSVLSRIEVSSTKRSTDLPNLIPRLVAVSKTKPVSMIQEAYQHSQRYFGENYVQELVEKSQNVEIESNCPDIKWHYIGHLQSNKVKKLLETRNLFMVETVDSEKLARELNKNWKEESKKLKVMIQINTSEEDSKSGVTNENCINLVEFVIKQCPKLEFTGLMTIGSFNHDLSQGPNPDFQKLLKCRAEVCNKLSIPIDSVELSMGMSGDFEHAIEVGSTNVRVGSTIFGARTYSNVKSKSDEKSSKDEGVDKKMADMKVSDT, encoded by the exons ATGAACAGAATCATTATGGCAACCGAAAACGAAGTTGGTAAAGCTCTAAGATCTGTATTAAGTCGAATTGAAGTCTCCAGCACAAAGAGGTCGACG GACCTACCAAATCTAATCCCAAGGTTGGTTGCTGTCAGCAAGACAAAACCTGTGTCAATGATCCAAGAAGCCTATCAGCATTCCCAAagatattttggtgaaaattat gttCAAGAACTTGTAGAGAAATCTCAAAATGTGGAGATAGAATCGAATTGTCCTGATATAAAATGGCATTACATCGGTCACTTACAGAGCAACAAAGTCAAGAAACTCCTTG AAACTCGGAACCTATTTATGGTAGAAACTGTTGACTCGGAGAAATTAGCCAGAGAACTGAATAAAAACTGGAAGGAGGAAAGCAAAAAGTTGAAGGTCATGATTCAGATTAACACAAGTGAAGAGGACA GTAAATCTGGGGTTACGAACGAGAATTGTATTAATCTGGTGGAGTTTGTTATAAAGCAATGTCCAAAGCTGGAGTTTACAGGACTCATGACGATAGGATCCTTCAATCACGATCTTTCTCAAGGACCTAACCCAGATTTCCAG AAATTACTCAAGTGTCGTGCCGAGGTTTGTAACAAACTCTCTATACCCATCGACTCTGTAGAACTGAGCATGGGAATGTCAGGAGACTTTGAACATGCA ATAGAAGTTGGAAGCACCAACGTAAGAGTAGGCAGTACTATATTTGGAGCAAGGACTTACTCCAACGTCAAATCCAAATCAGATGAAAAGTCATCTAAGGACGAGGGAGTCGACAAGAAGATGGCGGATATGAAAGTATCTGACACATGA
- the LOC139967355 gene encoding pyridoxal phosphate homeostasis protein-like isoform X2 codes for MYDRYYNVKSTVALPRPKDLPNLIPRLVAVSKTKPVSMIQEAYQHSQRYFGENYVQELVEKSQNVEIESNCPDIKWHYIGHLQSNKVKKLLETRNLFMVETVDSEKLARELNKNWKEESKKLKVMIQINTSEEDSKSGVTNENCINLVEFVIKQCPKLEFTGLMTIGSFNHDLSQGPNPDFQKLLKCRAEVCNKLSIPIDSVELSMGMSGDFEHAIEVGSTNVRVGSTIFGARTYSNVKSKSDEKSSKDEGVDKKMADMKVSDT; via the exons ATGTATGATCGTTACTATAATGTTAAGAGTACCGTGGCATTGCCTAGGCCCAAA GACCTACCAAATCTAATCCCAAGGTTGGTTGCTGTCAGCAAGACAAAACCTGTGTCAATGATCCAAGAAGCCTATCAGCATTCCCAAagatattttggtgaaaattat gttCAAGAACTTGTAGAGAAATCTCAAAATGTGGAGATAGAATCGAATTGTCCTGATATAAAATGGCATTACATCGGTCACTTACAGAGCAACAAAGTCAAGAAACTCCTTG AAACTCGGAACCTATTTATGGTAGAAACTGTTGACTCGGAGAAATTAGCCAGAGAACTGAATAAAAACTGGAAGGAGGAAAGCAAAAAGTTGAAGGTCATGATTCAGATTAACACAAGTGAAGAGGACA GTAAATCTGGGGTTACGAACGAGAATTGTATTAATCTGGTGGAGTTTGTTATAAAGCAATGTCCAAAGCTGGAGTTTACAGGACTCATGACGATAGGATCCTTCAATCACGATCTTTCTCAAGGACCTAACCCAGATTTCCAG AAATTACTCAAGTGTCGTGCCGAGGTTTGTAACAAACTCTCTATACCCATCGACTCTGTAGAACTGAGCATGGGAATGTCAGGAGACTTTGAACATGCA ATAGAAGTTGGAAGCACCAACGTAAGAGTAGGCAGTACTATATTTGGAGCAAGGACTTACTCCAACGTCAAATCCAAATCAGATGAAAAGTCATCTAAGGACGAGGGAGTCGACAAGAAGATGGCGGATATGAAAGTATCTGACACATGA